Below is a window of Arthrobacter sp. SLBN-112 DNA.
CCCGGCCCCCGCCGCGAGGAACCGGGCGAAGCTGCGGCGTGTGGCCGATCCGCATTGGTAGCACACGTGTGCTAGACCTTCCGCAGCAGCATGCGGCGGATGGAATGGTCTGCCTCTTTGGTCAGCACCAACTGCGCCCGCCCCCTGGTGGGCAGGACGTTCTCTTCCAGGTTGGGCTCATTGATCCGCTTCCAGATGTCGCGCGCGGTGCTCTCGGCTTCCTCATCGGACAGGGTGGCGTAACGGTGGAAGTAGGACTCCGGCTGCGCGAACGCCGTGCTCCTCAGTTTCCGGAACCGGTCCACGTACCACTCCTCGATGTAGGAAGTCTTGGCGTCGACGTAGATGGAAAAGTCGAAGAAGTCGCTCAGCGCCAGCCCCTGGCGTCCGTCATGCCGTGGCCGGGCAGGGGCCAGCACGTTCAGCCCCTCCACAATCAGCACGTCCGGCCGGCGTACCACCACTTCCTTTTCCGGCACGATGTCGTAGGTGACGTGGGAGTACCAGGGTGCCCGTACTTCCTCGGCGCCGCCCTTGATTTCGCTTACGAAGCGCAGGAGCGCCCGGCGGTCGTAGGACTCGGGGAACCCCTTCCGGTCCAGCAGCTGCCGGCGCTTGAGCTCGGCCAGGGGATACAGGAAACCGTCGGTGGTAATCAGTTCCACGTTGGGGGTACCTGGCCAGCGGCGCAACATCTCGCGCAGCACGCGGGCGATCGTCGACTTGCCCACCGCAACGGACCCGGCCACGCCGATGACAAAGGGGGTGCGCTGGGTCTGTTCACCCAGGAACGTGGTGGTGGCTGCGTGCAGCTGGCCGGCTGCCTCCACATACAGGTGCAGGAGCCGTGACAGGGGCAGGTAGACATCCCTGACCTCGTTGATGTCCAAGGGATCACCGAGCCCGCGAAGGCGCAGCACATCCTCTTCATTAAGGGGCTGTTCCATCTGGGCTGCGAGGCGGGACCAGGTATGCCGGTCCAGCTCCACGAACGGCGAGGCACCCTCCCCGTTCGCTTCATTGCGTTGCGAAGTCACGCTAAAGATTCTGCCCCGCGCCCGGCACATCGCGAAATGACGGTCCTGTTCAGCGCGGCGACGTACGTCACGTGGGCCGCGCGCGGGCGCTTTCCGGTTTAGAGCAACCGGCACGCTGCCGATAGTCTTGTGCTTATGTGTGGAATTGTGGGTTACGTAGGCCGTTCGACCGACGGTGCAATTAACGGTCACAGCGCGTTGGACGTTGTCCTTGAGGGGCTGCGCCGCCTGGAGTACCGCGGGTACGACTCTGCCGGGGTGGCCGTGGTGTCTGACGGCGCCATCGAGTCGCGGAAGAAGTCCGGGAAGCTGAGCAATCTGATCAATGAGCTGGAGGCCCGGCCGCTGCCCGAAACGATGACCGGCATCGGGCACACCCGCTGGGCCACGCACGGCGGCCCCACGGACCGCAACGCGCACCCGCATCTGGCTGACGGTGGCAAGCTGGCCGTGATCCACAACGGCATCATCGAAAACTTCGCCGAGCTCAAGCTTGAGCTGCTGGAGAAGGGCGTCACCTTCCTGTCCGAAACGGACACCGAGGTCGCTGCCGCGCTGCTGGCGGACATCCTGCGGAACCAGTTGGGCGGCGACACCGCCAACGGTGGCCTGACCCGTGCCATGGAGCTGGCGTGCCAGCGGCTTGAGGGCGCCTTCACCCTGCTGGCCGTGCACGCGGACCAGCCCGACGTCGTCGTGGCCGCCCGCCGCAACTCACCGCTGGTGGTGGGCCTGGGCGACGGTGAGAACTTCCTGGGCTCGGACGTGTCCGGGTTCATCGACTACACCCGCCGGGCGGTAGAGCTGGGCCAGGACCAGATCGTGACCATCACCGCGGACACCGTGGAAATCACCGATTTTTACGGCAACCCGGCCCAGGGCAAGGAATACCACGTTGACTGGGATCCGGCCTCGGCGGAAAAGGGCGGCTTCTCCTCCTTCATGGAGAAGGAAATCAACGACCAGCCCGACGCCGTGGCCCAGACCCTGCTGGGACGCTCGGACATCAAGGGCAAGCTGACCCTGGACGAGCTCCGGATCGATCCCGAACTGCTGAAGCAGGTCAACAAGATCATCGTGCTGGCCTGCGGCACCGCCGCCTACGCGGGCATGGTGGCCAAGTACGCCATCGAGAACTGGTGCCGGATCCCCACCGAAGTGGAACTCGCACACGAGTTCCGCTACCGCGACCCGATCCTGGACGAGAACACCCTGGTGGTGTCCATCAGCCAGTCCGGCGAAACCATGGACACCCTGATGGCCGTCCGATACGCCCGCGAACAGGGCGCCAAAACCATCTCCATCTGCAACACCAACGGCTCCACCATCCCGCGTGAATCCGACGCCGTGCTGTACACGCACGCCGGCCCGGAAATCGCCGTCGCCTCCACCAAGGCGTTCCTTGCCCAGATCACCGCCGCGTACCTGCTGGGCCTGTACCTGGCGCAGCTGCGCGGCAACATCTTCTCCGGCCAAATCAAGGACGTCCTGGCGGACCTGAACAAGATCCCCGCCAAGATCCAGACCATCCTGGACAACTCGGAGCCGTTGCGTGAACTGGCCCGCAGTATGGCCAACGAGAAGTCCGTGCTGTTCCTTGGCCGCCACGTGGGCTACCCCGTGGCGCTCGAAGGCGCGCTGAAGCTCAAGGAAATCGCGTACATCCACGCCGAGGGCTTCGCCGCCGGTGAGCTCAAGCACGGCCCCATCGCCCTGATCGATGAAGGCCAGCCGGTGTTCGTGGTGGTCCCGTCCCCGCGCGGACGCGACTCACTGCACGCCAAGGTGGTCTCCAACATCCAGGAAGTCCGCGCCCGCGGGGCCCGCACCCTGGTCATCGCCGAGGAAGGCGACGAAGCCGTCAAGGCCTACGCCGAGTACGTCTTCTACGTACCGGAGACCCCCACATTGCTCATGCCGCTGCTGACCACGGTGCCGCTGCAGATCTTCGCCGCGGAGCTGGCAGCAGCCAAGGGGTACGACGTGGATCAGCCCCGCAACCTGGCCAAGAGCGTCACAGTCGAATAAGCGGTTCGCCACCGAACCGCCGAAGCCCCGGGCCCACAGCCCGGGGCTTTCGCGCTAACACCGGCTCTTGCACCGAAAATTACGCAATTGCGCTATTGGCGGACAACTGAAAGATCCTGCGCCAACGGCGGTGCACCCGGGCTTGCGGAGGAAGCCGCCCCCGTAGAATGAACCGCATGATCGTAGGCATTGGGGTAGACGTAGTAGACATCGAGCGATTCGGCCGCCAACTGGAGCGCACACCCGGCCTGAGGGACCGGCTGTTCGTCCCTGCGGAGCGGGAACTGAACACCCGGTCCCTGGCTGCCCGCTTTGCGGCGAAGGAAGCCGTGGCTAAGGTCCTTGGGGCGCCTGCCGGCATGAACTGGCAGGACTGCTGGATCGGCCTCGACCACAACGGCCCCACCGTCCAGGTCAAGGGAACCGTCCTGGCGGTTGCCGAGGCCAAAGGCGTCAAGCGCTGGCACCTGTCCATCAGCCACGACGGCGGCATCGCCACGGCAACGGTCCTGGCCGAAGGCTGACCCGGCGGCCGCCGCATGATCACTGCCTACACAGGAACGCAGGTCCGCGCAGCCGAGGAACCACTCCTGGCCGCCGGCCTGGGGGACACGCTCATGCAGCGCGCCGCGCACGGCCTGGCAAGCGCCGTCGTCCAGGAACTCCAATCACGCGGCACACGCCTGTACGGGGCCAGTGTGGTGGTGCTGGCCGGCAAGGGGAACAACGGCGGCGACGGCCTCTACGCCGCCTCCTTCCTCGCTGCCCGCGGAATGCGGACGACGACGGTGCTCACCGGCGATTCCGCCCATCCGGGCGGCCTGGACGCGTTCGAGCGGGCTGGGGGACGGGTGCTCCGGCTGACCGGGGCATCGCTTCAGGAACTGTCGGCCCAAGCCGTCCGGGCCGACGTCGTGATTGACGCCGTGCTGGGAACCGGGGCTAAAGGCGGCCTGCGGGGACTTGCCGGAGACTACGTGCGTGCCCTCGAAAGGGCGCGTGCGGCCGAAGGCGGCCACGGCTTCGTGGTGGCATGCGACCTCCCCAGCGGTGTCGACGCGGACACCGGAGAGGCCGCCCTGCCCGTGTTGCCGGCGGACCTGACCGTCACGTTCGGGGGAGCGAAGACCGGCCTGCTGGCCGATCCCGGCGCCGACTATGCCGGCCGCGTGGTGGTGGTGCCGATCGGGATCGAAGAACACTTGCCCGAGCCGGTGCTGCGAAGGCTTGAAGATGCCGACATGGCTGGACTTTTGCCGCACCCCGCACGGCGTGCGCAAAAGTACTCACGGGGCGTGCTCGGCGTGGTGGCAGGGTCCGAGGATTACCCCGGCGCCGCCGTCCTCGCGTGCCGGGGCGCGCTGGCCGCGGGAGTGGGCATGGTCCGGTACCTCGGCCCGCCGGAAGTGGCCCATTTGGTCCGCCAATCGTGCCCCGAGGTGGTTTGCAGCACGGGAAGCGTGTCCGGGAACCGCGTCCAGGCTTGGCTGGTGGGCTCCGGCATGGGACCGCAGGACCACGAACAACTGGCCCGCGCGCGGGACGCCCTTACCTCCGGGCTGCCGGTAGTAGCCGACGCCGGCGCGCTGCCGGCCCTTCCGGACACGCTCGCACCGCACGTGGTGCTGACCCCGCACGCCGGAGAGCTCGCGTCGCTGTTCCAGCGCCTGGGCGGCGGGGAGGACCGGGAAGCGGTCGAAGCGGGCACCCTCGCCGCCGCCCGCCACGCGGCCGACCGAACCGGGGCCACCGTCCTGCTCAAGGGGGCCACCACGCTTGTGGCCGCACCATCAGGCGCCACCTTCAGCCAGGCCGACGGCACCCCCTGGCTCGCCACGGCCGGGAGCGGGGACGTCCTGGCCGGCGTCATTGGGGCGCTGCTGGCCCAGGCGGGGTCCGTCGTCGAGCCTTTCCGGGAGCTTGGCCTTGACGACGACGGCCGCTGGGCCGCGCTGGCCGCGCTGGGAGCCGCTCTCCATGGCCGGGCGGGCAGGTCGGCGTCGGAAGCGGCGGCAGGCGGACCCATCACGGCGGGCCGCATCGCGGATGCCATACCCGAAAGTTGGGGTAAAGTCAGCATGCTTAGTAAATATGGAGCCCGGAAACGTAATAGTCACAGCCAACCACTACGGTAGGCATTAGTTCGCACCAGCAGCAGGGGCGTTCCGATGCCCTCTGCTGCTGACACAAAATGAGGAGCACGATGGAAGTCTGGCCTGGAACTGCCTATCCGCTGGGAGCGACCTTTGATGGCACCGGCACCAATTTCGCCCTGTTCAGCGAGCGGGCCGAACGGGTCGAACTCTGCCTCCTGGCCGATGACCTGACCGAGACCAAGATCGAACTGACCGAGGTGGACGGCTACGTGTGGCACTGCTACCTGCCGCACATCCAGCCCGGCCAGAAGTACGGCTACCGCGTACACGGACCGTACGACCCCGCCAGCGGCAACCGTTTCAACCCGAACAAGCTGCTGATGGACCCCTACGCCAAGGCCATCCAGGGCCAGATCGACTGGGACCCGGCCCTGTTCTCGTACAACTTCGGCGATCCCGATTCCCGCAACGACGCCGACTCCGCCCCGCACACCATGCACGGCGTGGTCATCAACCCCTTCTTTGAGTGGGACGGCGACCGCCAGCTGAAGATCCCGTACCACGAGTCCGTCATCTACGAAGCCCACGTCAAAGGCCTCACCGAGCTACACCCGGAGATCCCCGAAGAGCAGCGCGGCACCTATGCCGGCGTCGCCCACCCGGCCGTCATTGAACACCTGAAAAAACTCGGTGCGACCGCCATCGAGCTCATGCCCGTCCACCAGTTCGTCAACGACGGCACCCTCGTGGACAAAGGCCTCAGCAACTACTGGGGCTACAACACCATCGGCTTCTTCGCCCCTCAGAACACCTACAGCGCCACCGGCGACGTGGGGCACCAGGTGCAGGAATTCAAGGCCATGGTCCGCGACCTCCACCGGGCCGGCATCGAGGTCATCCTCGACGTCGTCTACAACCACACCGCCGAAGGCAACCACCTGGGCCCCACGCTGTCCTTCAAGGGCATCGACAACCAGGCCTACTACCGCCTGGTGGACAACGACCTCAAGCACTACATGGACTACACCGGCACGGGTAACTCGCTCAACGTCCGGCACCCGCACTCCCTGCAACTGCTCATGGACTCCCTGCGCTACTGGGTCACCGAAATGCACGTGGACGGCTTCCGCTTCGACCTCGCCTCCACCCTGGCCCGCGAGTTCTACGACGTCGACAAGCTCTCAACCTTCTTCGAACTGATCCAGCAGGATCCGATCGTTTCCCAGGTCAAGCTGATCGCCGAACCGTGGGACGTGGGCCCCGGCGGCTACCAGGTGGGCAACTTCCCGCCGCAGTGGACGGAATGGAACGGCAAGTACCGCGACACCGTCCGCGACTTCTGGCGTGGCGAGCCCTCCACCCTTGGCGAGTTCGCCTCCCGGCTTACCGGCTCCGCCGACCTCTACGAAAGCTCCGCCCGCCGACCCGTGGCCTCGATCAACTTTGTCACCGCCCACGACGGCTTCACCATGCGCGACCTCGTCTCCTACAACGAGAAGCACAACGAGGCCAACGGCGAAGGGAACAACGACGGCGAATCGCACAACCGTTCCTGGAACTGCGGCGTTGAAGGCGACACGGACGACGACAAGGTCCTGACCCTGCGCGCCCGCCAGCAGCGGAACTTCATCGCCACGCTGCTGCTCTCCCAGGGCGTGCCCATGCTGCTGCACGGCGACGAGCTGGGCCGCACCCAGCAGGGCAACAACAACACCTACTGTCAGGACTCCGAGCTCAGCTGGATCCACTGGGAAGCCATGGACCAGCCGCTGGTGGAGTTCACGGCCTTCGTCAACAAGCTCCGGCACGATCACCCGACGTTCCGCCGCAGCCGCTTCTTCGACGGCCGGCCCGTGGTACGTGGCGAGGGCGAAAAGCTGCCGGACATCGTCTGGTTGAAGACTGACGGCACCGAGATGCGGCCCGAGGACTGGGGAAGCGGCTTCGGCCGGACCATCGGCGTGTTCTACAACGGCGACGGCATCCAGGAACAGGACTCACGTGGCCGCCGGATCACGGACGACAGCTTCATCATGGCCTTCAATGCCCACGACGGCGACGTGGACTTCTGCCTTCCCAACGAGGAGTACTCCCAGTACTGGGAGGTCCTGATCGACACTGCGGCGCAGGCGGACGCCTACAAACCGCTCAAAGCCGGTGCAACACTGACGCTGGACGCGAAGTCCATGGTGGTGTTGCGTGCCTACTCCGGTCCCGAGGCTGAGGTGGACACGTCCGCCGCCGCTTCCCTGGCATCCAGGGCAGAGCACGAGGAGGCCCAGGAGGAGATGGTGGAAGCCCAGACCAAGGCAGCGGAAGCGAGCGAGGCACGGGCAACCGAAGCCGCCGACGCTGCCGAAGCGGCTGACAAAAAGGCAAGCGGATCGAGTGCCACAAAGGCAACCGAAACGAGTGCCACAAAGGCAACCGACGCATGAGGACGCCAACTTCCACCTACCGGCTCCAAATCCGGAGCAGCTTCACACTCTTCGACGCTGCAGAGAAGGTCCCGTACCTGAAGGACCTCGGCGTGGACTGGGTGTACCTGTCTCCCATCCTCACCGCGGAGCAGGGCTCGGACCACGGCTATGACGTGACCGATCCTTCCACCGTCGATCCTGAGCGGGGCGGCCCCGAAGGCCTCCTGGCGCTCTCCAAGGCGGCCCGCGAGCATGGCATGGGCGTGCTGGTGGACATCGTGCCCAACCATGTGGGCGTGGCCTCCCCGCCGCAAAACCCGTGGTGGTGGTCACTGCTGAAGGAGGGCCGCGAGTCCCCTTACGCCGAGGCGTTCGACGTCGACTGGGACCTGGGCGGTGGAAAGGTCCGGCTTCCCATCCTGGGCTCGGACTCCGACCTGGACAAGCTGGAGGTCAAGGACGGCGAACTCCGCTACTACGACCACCGCTTTCCCCTTGCCGAAGGCACGTACGCCGACGGGGATTCCCCGCAGGACGTCCACGCCCGCCAGCACTACCAGCTGATGGACTGGCGGCGTGCCGATTCCGAGCTGAACTACCGCCGCTTCTTCGCGGTGACCACCCTCGCCGGGATCCGGGTCGAAGTGCCGTCCGTCTTCGAACAGGCGCATGCCGAGGTGGGCCGCTGGTTCACCGAGGGCCTCGTGGACGGGCTCCGGGTGGACCATCCCGACGGCCTCGCAGATCCTGCCGGCTACCTCCGCTGGCTCAAGGACCTCAGCGGCGGCGCCTATGTCCTGGTGGAAAAGATCCTCGAACCCGGCGAAGTGCTGCCGCAGGAGTTCGCCTGCGAGGGCACCACCGGATACGACGCGCTGGCCGACGTGGACCGGGTCTTCGTGGACCCGGCGGGGCAACAGGCTCTGGATTCCCTGGACGCTGTGCTGCGTGGAACCACGGAACCGGCAGACTATGCCGCCATGATCCGCGGCACCAAGCGCATGATTGCCGACGGCATCCTGCGTTCGGAGGTGCTGCGGCTGGCCCGGCTGGTTCCCGAGTCCCACGGTCTCACCGTGGACCAGGCAGCCGACGCCATCGCCGAGATCATCGCGTCCTTCCCGGTATACCGGTCCTACCTGCCGGTCGGCGCCGACGTCCTCAAGGAAGCCTGCGAATCCGCCGCGGCGCACCGGCCGGACCTGGACGTGGCGGTGGGCACGCTCCTGCCGCTGCTCCTGGACCCTGCCAACCCCATCGCCGTCCGGTTCCAGCAGACCTCGGGCATGGTCATGGCCAAGGGCGTGGAGGATACCGCGTTCTACCGCTACACCCGGCTGGGCACCCTGACCGAGGTGGGCGCCGAACCCACCGAATTCGCCGTGGCGCCGGAGGAATTCCACCGGCGGATGCAGCGGCGCCAGCAGGACCTGCCGCTGTCCATGACCACCCTGTCCACCCACGACACCAAGCGCAGCGAGGACGCCCGGGCACGGATCTCGGTCATCGCCGAGCTGCCGCAGGAATGGGCGGAAACTTTGGAGACGCTCCGCGGGCTGGCGCCCATCCCGGACGGGCCGTACGAGAACCTGCTCTGGCAGGCGATCGTCGGGGCCTGGCCCGCCAGCCGGGAACGGCTCCAGGGTTATGCCGAGAAGGCGGCACGGGAAGCCGGGAACTCCACGACATGGACGGATCCGAACGAGGCTTTTGAGGCCAAGGTCAAGGCTGCGGTGGACGCAGTGTTCAACGATGCCGCGGTGGCCAAGGTGGTGGGTGACTTCGTGGCCCGCATTGATGCTTATGCCTCTTCCAACTCGGTATCCGCCAAGCTGGTCCAGTTGACGATGCCCGGCGTGCCGGACGTCTACCAGGGCAGCGAATTCTGGGAACGGTCCCTGACGGACCCGGACAACCGCCGGCCGGTGGACTTTACTGCCCGGGAGGCTGCACTGGCAAAGCTCGACGCCGGCACCTTGCCGGACGCGGGCACAGAGGCCAGCAAGCTTTTGGTCACCTCGCGGGCCCTCCGCCTGCGCAGGGACCGGCCGGAGCTGTTCCAGGGATACGCGCCGGTGCCAGCCACCGGCCCGGCTGCCGGGCACCTGCTCGCATTTACACGCGGAACGGATGTTGCCTCCGGAGCCCTCACGCTTGCCACCCGGTTCCCCGCCGGACTGGAAGTCGGGGGCGGCTGGCGGGACACCGCCGTCGACCTTTCCACTGCGATGCGCGACGAGCTGACGGGAGAGGGCTATGGACCAGGTCCGGTTGCGGTGGCCGACCTGCTGGGAACCTACCCGGTGGCCCTGCTGGCACCGGTGGACGGAGAAATGCCATGACCCTTGTCAATGTTGGGCCTGAACGGTTTGATGTGTGGGCACCGGACGTTTCATCGGTGATTTTGCTGGCAGACGGCCGGCAGTACCCCATGGAGAAGAAGGACACGGTGCCGGGATCCGAAGGATGGTGGACGGCGCCTGACGCCCCGGCCGACAGGGACGTGGACTACGGGTACCTGCTGGACGGGGACACCACTCCCATCCCGGATCCCAGGTCGCGCCGGCTCCCTGACGGCGTGCACGAGCTGTCCCGGACCTACGATCCAGACGCCTACGCGTGGCAGGATTCCGACTGGCGCGGCAAGGACCTGCAGGGTGGTGTCATCTACGAACTCCACGTAGGCACCTTCACCCCCGAAGGAACCTTGGACGCCGCCGCGAAGAAGCTGCGGTACCTTGCGGACCTGGGCATCGACTTCGTCGAACTCCTGCCGGTCAACGGGTTCAACGGAACACACAACTGGGGCTATGACGGCGTCCAGTGGTACACGGTGCACGAGGGCTACGGCGGACCTGCCGCGTACCAGCGGTTCGTTGACGCAGCCCATGCCGCCGGGCTCGGTGTCATCCAGGACGTGGTGTACAACCACCTTGGGCCCAGCGGCAACTACCTGCCCAAGTTCGGCCCCTACCTGAAGCAGGGCGACGCCAACACCTGGGGCGACTCGGTGAACCTGGACGGGCCCGGCTCTGACGTCGTCCGCGAATACATCCTGGACAACGCCGCCCTCTGGCTGCGGGACTACCACGTGGACGGCCTCCGCCTCGATGCCGTGCACGCGCTGCGGGACGAGCGCGCAGTCCACATCCTCGAGGAGTTGGGCGCTTTGGGCGACGCCGTCTCGGCGGAAACCGGTCTGCCCAAGACCCTCATTGCCGAATCCGACCTGAACAACCCGCGCCTGATCTACCCCCGGGACGTCAACGGGTACGGCCTGGCCGGGCAGTGGAGCGATGACTTCCACCATGCGGTGCACGTCAATGTCAGCGGCGAAACCACCGGCTATTACTCGGACTTCGAATCGCTGGCCGTCCTGGCCAAGGTGTTGAAGGACGGGTTCCTGCACGACGGCAGCTACTCCAGCTTCCGGGGCCGGCACCACGGGCGGCCCATCAACGCCTCGCTGGTGCACCCGGCGGCACTGGTGGTCTGCAACCAGAACCACGACCAGATCGGCAACCGGGCCACGGGGGACAGGCTGTCGCAGTCCCTGACCTACGGGCAGCTGGCCGTGGCCGCGGTCCTCACCCTGACCTCGCCGTTCACCCCCATGCTGTTCATGGGCGAGGAATACGGGGCCTCCACGCCGTGGCAGTTTTTCACCTCGCACCCCGAACCGGAGCTCGGGAAGGCCACCGCGGAAGGTCGCATCAGGGAATTCGAGCGGATGGGGTGGGATCCCGCCGTCGTGCCCGATCCGCAGGACCCGGAAACCTTCCGCCGGTCCAAGCTGGACTGGACCGAGGCCGGCACGGGAGACCACGCGCGGCTCCTGGAGCTGTACCGGGCACTGACGGCGCTGCGCCGCGAACATCCGGAGCTGGCAGGGCTTGGCTTCGGCGGCACGGAGGCTGAGTTCGACGACGACGCCGGCTGGCTGCGGTTCCGCCGCGGTCCCGTTGAGGTGGTGGTGAATTTCACTGATGCCAAGGTGCGGCTCGACGCGGCAGGGAACGTCCTGCTGGCCACGGACGAGGGGACCGCGCTGGACGGCAGTTCGCTGGCTCTGGCGCCCTGGAGCGCGGCCATCCTTACGTCCTAGCTGGAGAAGTTACGCCGCGGGAAACTCCGCGGCGTAACTTTTCTGCTGAGCGCTAACATCTGATGTAGCGCATGTCACAACTGGCAGGATGGAACGTATGACTTATTCAGCAGCGGACAACCGCTACGAGTCCATGCCCTACCGCCGCGTAGGCCGCAGCGGTCTGAAACTCCCGGCCATCTCGCTGGGCCTCTGGCACAACTTCGGCGACGACAAGCGCTTCGAAGAGCAGCGGGACATCCTCCGGCGGGCCTTCGACCTTGGCGTGAACCACTTCGACCTGGCCAACAACTACGGGCCCCCCGATGGCTCCGCCGAAACCAACTTTGGCCGCCACCTCAAGGACGACTTCAAGCCCTACCGGGACGAACTGGTGATTTCCACCAAGGCCGGCTACTACATGTGGCCGGGCCCCTACGGCGAATGGGGTTCCCGCAAGTACCTGATCTCCAGCCTTGACCAGTCGCTGCAACGCATGGGCCTTGACTACGTGGACATCTTCTACAGCCACCGGCCCGACCCCGAGACGCCCCTGGAAGAAACCATGGGCGCTTTGGACTACGCAGTCCGCTCCGGCAAGGCACTCTATGCGGGCATCTCCTCCTACACGCCCGAGCAGACACTCGAGGCGGCACGGATCCTCAAGGAAATGGGGACGCCGCTGCTCATCCACCAGCCCAGCTACTCCATGCTGAACCGCTGGACAGAGGACGGATCGCCCAACCTGTACGAGGCGCTGGACCAGGTGGGTGCCGGTTCCATCGCGTTCTCGCCCCTGGCGCAGGGCATGCTCACCGACCGCTACCTCCACGGCATCCCGGAAGACTCCCGGGCCGCCAAGGCCAGGTTCCTTTCCGAAGATTCCATCACGGAGGAGAAACTTGACCGGGTCCGCGGGCTGCGCCGCATCGCTGAAGGCCGCGGGCAGTCACTTGCCCAGATGGCCATCGCCTGGATCCTGCGGGACCAGCCGAAGGGCTCACCGGTCACCTCCGCCCTGGTGGGCGCCTCCAGCGTCCGCCAGCTCGAGGACACGCTCTCCGCCATCAACAACCTCGACTTTTCCGCCGAGGAACTGACCGCCATCGACGAGTTCGCCGTGGAATCCGACATCAACCTCTGGAAGCAGACGTCGTGACGTCTGTCCGCACCGGGCAGTCCTGAGGATTGTTTTCTTACACAGCGGGACCGACCGGGGGAACAACTGCCGGTCCCGCTGTGTTGGGTAGTATGAAAAGGCGCCGCGCGGCGCCGTGCCAGCCGGCCGCCGTCGGACCTCCTGCGGAGCTATCCCGGCCGGCTGACGTTTGTTCCCAAAGGAGTTTTGTGTCTTCACATCCGATTCGTGTTGCAATCGTTGGCGTGGGTAACTGCGCCGCTTCGCTGGTGCAGGGCGTCCAGTATTACAAGGATGCCGATCCCGCGGAGACCGTTCCTGGCTTGATGCACGTTGAGTTTGGCCAGTACCACGTGGGTGACGTTGAGTTCGTTGCCGCGTTTGATGTTGACGGCAAGAAGGTCGGCGTTGACCTTTCCGACGCCATCCTGGCCAGCGAGAACAACACCATCAAGATCGCCGACGTCCCGCCCATGGGTGTGACGGTCCAGCGCGGCCACACCTTGGACGGGCTGGGCAAGTACTACCTCGAGACCATCGAGGAATCCACCGAAGAGCCCGTGGACGTGGTCCAGGCGCTCAAGGACGCCAAGGTTGATGTCCTGGTCTGCTACCTGCCGGTCGGCTCCCAGCAGGCGGCCGAGTTTTACGCCCAGGCCGCGATCGACGCCGGCGTGGCGTTCGTGAACGCGCTGCCGGTCTTTATTGCCGGGACGAAGGAGTGGGCGGACAAGTTCACCGCCGCGGGTGTTCCGATCGTCGGTGATGACATCAAGAGCCAGATTGGTGCCACCATCACGCACCGGGTGATGGCGAAGCTGTTCGAGGACCGGGGCGTGACCCTGGACCGGACGTACCAGCTGAATGTTGGCGGGAACATGGACTTCAAGAACATGCTCGAGCGTGACCGGCTGGAGTCCAAGAAGATTTCCAAGACCCAGGCGGTGACCTCGAACGTTGAGGCGGAGCTGGCGGCCAAGGACGTG
It encodes the following:
- the treY gene encoding malto-oligosyltrehalose synthase, coding for MRTPTSTYRLQIRSSFTLFDAAEKVPYLKDLGVDWVYLSPILTAEQGSDHGYDVTDPSTVDPERGGPEGLLALSKAAREHGMGVLVDIVPNHVGVASPPQNPWWWSLLKEGRESPYAEAFDVDWDLGGGKVRLPILGSDSDLDKLEVKDGELRYYDHRFPLAEGTYADGDSPQDVHARQHYQLMDWRRADSELNYRRFFAVTTLAGIRVEVPSVFEQAHAEVGRWFTEGLVDGLRVDHPDGLADPAGYLRWLKDLSGGAYVLVEKILEPGEVLPQEFACEGTTGYDALADVDRVFVDPAGQQALDSLDAVLRGTTEPADYAAMIRGTKRMIADGILRSEVLRLARLVPESHGLTVDQAADAIAEIIASFPVYRSYLPVGADVLKEACESAAAHRPDLDVAVGTLLPLLLDPANPIAVRFQQTSGMVMAKGVEDTAFYRYTRLGTLTEVGAEPTEFAVAPEEFHRRMQRRQQDLPLSMTTLSTHDTKRSEDARARISVIAELPQEWAETLETLRGLAPIPDGPYENLLWQAIVGAWPASRERLQGYAEKAAREAGNSTTWTDPNEAFEAKVKAAVDAVFNDAAVAKVVGDFVARIDAYASSNSVSAKLVQLTMPGVPDVYQGSEFWERSLTDPDNRRPVDFTAREAALAKLDAGTLPDAGTEASKLLVTSRALRLRRDRPELFQGYAPVPATGPAAGHLLAFTRGTDVASGALTLATRFPAGLEVGGGWRDTAVDLSTAMRDELTGEGYGPGPVAVADLLGTYPVALLAPVDGEMP
- the glgX gene encoding glycogen debranching protein GlgX, with the protein product MEVWPGTAYPLGATFDGTGTNFALFSERAERVELCLLADDLTETKIELTEVDGYVWHCYLPHIQPGQKYGYRVHGPYDPASGNRFNPNKLLMDPYAKAIQGQIDWDPALFSYNFGDPDSRNDADSAPHTMHGVVINPFFEWDGDRQLKIPYHESVIYEAHVKGLTELHPEIPEEQRGTYAGVAHPAVIEHLKKLGATAIELMPVHQFVNDGTLVDKGLSNYWGYNTIGFFAPQNTYSATGDVGHQVQEFKAMVRDLHRAGIEVILDVVYNHTAEGNHLGPTLSFKGIDNQAYYRLVDNDLKHYMDYTGTGNSLNVRHPHSLQLLMDSLRYWVTEMHVDGFRFDLASTLAREFYDVDKLSTFFELIQQDPIVSQVKLIAEPWDVGPGGYQVGNFPPQWTEWNGKYRDTVRDFWRGEPSTLGEFASRLTGSADLYESSARRPVASINFVTAHDGFTMRDLVSYNEKHNEANGEGNNDGESHNRSWNCGVEGDTDDDKVLTLRARQQRNFIATLLLSQGVPMLLHGDELGRTQQGNNNTYCQDSELSWIHWEAMDQPLVEFTAFVNKLRHDHPTFRRSRFFDGRPVVRGEGEKLPDIVWLKTDGTEMRPEDWGSGFGRTIGVFYNGDGIQEQDSRGRRITDDSFIMAFNAHDGDVDFCLPNEEYSQYWEVLIDTAAQADAYKPLKAGATLTLDAKSMVVLRAYSGPEAEVDTSAAASLASRAEHEEAQEEMVEAQTKAAEASEARATEAADAAEAADKKASGSSATKATETSATKATDA
- the treZ gene encoding malto-oligosyltrehalose trehalohydrolase — encoded protein: MTLVNVGPERFDVWAPDVSSVILLADGRQYPMEKKDTVPGSEGWWTAPDAPADRDVDYGYLLDGDTTPIPDPRSRRLPDGVHELSRTYDPDAYAWQDSDWRGKDLQGGVIYELHVGTFTPEGTLDAAAKKLRYLADLGIDFVELLPVNGFNGTHNWGYDGVQWYTVHEGYGGPAAYQRFVDAAHAAGLGVIQDVVYNHLGPSGNYLPKFGPYLKQGDANTWGDSVNLDGPGSDVVREYILDNAALWLRDYHVDGLRLDAVHALRDERAVHILEELGALGDAVSAETGLPKTLIAESDLNNPRLIYPRDVNGYGLAGQWSDDFHHAVHVNVSGETTGYYSDFESLAVLAKVLKDGFLHDGSYSSFRGRHHGRPINASLVHPAALVVCNQNHDQIGNRATGDRLSQSLTYGQLAVAAVLTLTSPFTPMLFMGEEYGASTPWQFFTSHPEPELGKATAEGRIREFERMGWDPAVVPDPQDPETFRRSKLDWTEAGTGDHARLLELYRALTALRREHPELAGLGFGGTEAEFDDDAGWLRFRRGPVEVVVNFTDAKVRLDAAGNVLLATDEGTALDGSSLALAPWSAAILTS